The genome window aaatccaTTAAGGCCCCGTTTTAATTACGTTTCATTAAACTGCAGGCGGCGGACTGCACTGATTCCGGGAATTTAACACACGTGCCATGGATGCCAGCACATGTTCGTTGTTTGGTTGCAAGGATATTTACACAGAACCTAGGGCATTTCGCCATAAACATTGATGGTGTCAGAGTTTAAGCTAATTCCCTTTATTTATTGTCTAGACAATAAACCAGGGGTCAAGGAAAGGCATTAATTCCCTGGTACcctgatttatttttaattttaccCTGCTCACTTAACCAATGTGACAGTCTAAATTTAATCGAAATCAGGGCAGcattaaaaattcataaataatataaatttagcATGGCCTAATCCTTTCGAATTAGCTGATGACAAATGGACATTTAAGTTGCATGCAAATGGTGGAGATCTAAAACCGATTTATATTTTCGAAATAAAAAGCGAGGCTATCGTTAGATATTAAAATGGGGTTGGCAACTGATGTCTCCGAATGGATTCGCCCACTGAGTATCGTGTAGGAGTATCTGTTTATTATGGACTTTTCCGTAATCTTATCGAGCAGGTCAGGCAGACGGCAGAAAAGCGGCTTGATTgtacattaaaaataaacaaacgccTATAAATAGACTTAAAACACCCAATCGTAGACGGTTTGTCTTCCGACGGCGTTCGCGGTTCATTTCCATTCGAACGCCTTGTCTATTTGGCAAAGGTTATATATTCGCAATAAAATACACCGATTGATTCGCTGATTGTTATTGAACATAAAATTTCTGAAGTAGCTGCGGATTGAAGTGGTCTAATCGGTGTGTAAGTTGTTATGGTTTACTATTTGCACTTAATCATTAATGACATTGAGGAGCCTCAGATATAAATAGAAATTGCGTTTGGCCAAAGGCTGAGTGAAAACGCAAGTGACGTAACAATGTAGAAAGCGGCTTAAGTGCTTGTTTCTCTCTCAATTTTCCATAAATTCGATTTTTGCTTTCGCACCACGAAAAACTTCAATAAtgaaatttaagtttaagtttCGGTCTTGTTTTGAAAAAAACAAATTCGATTTCAATTGGCACAGCTTCGTACGAAATCTTGCAAACTTTTTGACATTATTATTATGCCATAAACCATCAGAAGCTTGCAAACACTTTGATATTATTTTTGTACCATATAGAGATTGTAGACGAGAGTTTTTCATCCTCCCCTTTCTTGAATTTCTTTTCTCTTGGAAAACTCAACGTTGGCTTAGAGTCTGTAAAATAAATCGATATGTCTTTAAACTACAATTCCCCGAATTTGCAACTAGAATAAATTAAAGTCCAGTTGAAAAGGGGATGTATCTTTTAATGTTATATTTACGTCTTTTAAAATTATCTTtatgcctttttttttatcttaaatattttaatgttgtAGGTATCAAAAGATCCCTTGACGTTTGTAGgaaaatttcgaaatatttatctATTTAGTTAATTTCACCAGCATTAGAGTGCTCTCCACATAAACAAATCCCCTAAACACTGTGCACATTGCAAATGTTCAGTGAAGAATTTTTTGTGGTCAACGAGTTTGTTTTGCGGCTCACAGTTACAGCGGGCATGCAAAACCCCGAAATCACATCGATTTAGACTTGTTTGCTTTACACGTTGAGTGCCTGATAAAGCGGAGACAGAGGAGCATGAATAAAAAACACGGCAACACGGACGACGCCCATGTGTGTCTGAGTGCGGGGCTTAGCACGCCCGATGGGCTTACGATTTGGCCAGGCTCCGGGCCAAAAGCAAAGCGGCCAAAAGCACCGTGAGTGGCAAAAAGTTCGGAAGGTGCTCCGCAGTCGGGACATGATTGATTCGAACGCCCGCCGCGTTCGGCGATCTTAATCAGTCAGTGCTCAGCGCTGCGCAGCTATAAATAAACTGACGTTCGACTGAAGACTGCGCCTGAAACTGATAAGACCGCCGATGATGTCCAAGCCAAtttgttaataaatttatttcgaTACGctgcaaaaatatttacccGACTTCTATTTCTGGCCTTCGATCAATGCAAATAGTGTGCTTCAGTATGATTGATGTTGGATAGGACTGGTAGCCCGGAGTGCGGAGTGCGGAGTGCGGATCGGTTGGCCAATGAAACGGGTCTCCTTCGATTTAGCCATCCAACGATCGTTGATATCGCTCGCTGGCAGCAGGCACATGACCCACACAGAGTCCTCATATCTCGCTGGCATTTGGCATTCCATTTTTTGGATTGTCATCGACCGGGTGATGAATTCTTATTAATTGCCGACAGCTCCGATTGCCCGCGAATGTTGGATTGGAGTTCCGCCGTGTTTGCAAAGCGATTGGCCCGGCGGCTTCCCCGttccatcatcatcatcatcaggtCGCTCCCCATTCGCGCTGGGGTTTTCCAAGCACCATCGAAGTTGAACAATCgggcgtatacgcaatctCAAGTTCAGCCTACACACGGCGCTTTATCGGGAAAGAGATAAAATGTTCTTGTCTGGCCCCGggaaaaatgcgaaaatagtTTACTGCCTCTGGTGGTCCTTTtagtatatgtacatatcaATGCAAGTCCGTAATCTatcaattaaagaaaatattttccctACACCGACTTGCTTTTCAACTTAACTCGATGATTACTTATGATAATGCAGGAATATGCTCAGTATTAAAAccatatataaattaaaacccGATTGCTGTTATCTACTATTTAGATAAGTTTAATTATAAATGATCTCAGCACCTCAATCTTCCAGTGCCAAAGTTCATTCCAAGAAAAGTTCTTAGCGTTCACAATTTGTTCCGATCCGCATGACTAACTAAAACCACTCACTTCGATACCCAGCAATCATAAGTTCCCCGCTTGTCGCGATTAGATTAGGAATCACCGAACGTTTAACTAGACTTGGCAGCATGTTGACTACCATTTGACacgtttttttgttttttttgttttgtagcTGTAGCTTTTTTTTCGGTTAGTTTGCCACCTTGATGACGTTTTAATAGATTGCAGACGAATCTTTTGTGACGCCGAAACTTAAAGTCGTTCAAGTGGCCCATTGGTGGGAGATTTCCATGAATAGTCCACCCTAGGGCACCCTTCATTCGTTCGGTCCTTATCAAGTGGCCCCATGCAATTCACAGAAATCCAGGGAAATTGCCATAAACAACACAGGTTCCATGCTCACTATCTAATGCATCAGCTTCGACGGGAATTGAGCAAATAATTGGGCACCAGAAGCAGTGAGTCACACCTGCGAACCATAAAACCCACCTTCCATTCAACAAAATAATGTTGTTAAGGCACTGTTATGGTTGGAATCgtaaataaaaatgtgtaCTATATGTGTTCTGCAATTCAGGTGCTGTTTACTTTTAGAGACACTGTGAGGCAATGCAGTTCAATGAAAGATAAAGTTTTTTACTTCCTTATCATCATTAAATTGCGTATCTAATTGAGACAGTGATAGCTGGAGTGAACAAAAATTTACGACTGAAGAAGCTTCAATATTTACGACTAGGAATCTTAGGATTTGGTAGAGtcgaaaattgtttaataatttaatttgaaggGTAAATAAGAGTTGCATATTCCCTGGCAAACTTCCTTTCAACCACTCAACATTTCCCTTTAAAGCACGAGCTCTCATTTCATTTCTCCATGTGGCACTTACACATCGACCCCCAAGGGCAGCGCATGAAAACTTCAATAATTTATGTATTCCTGGGGAGCAGGGAGCTGCTAATGACTTCAATTTCTTGATTCGCACCACTCGCAGTAGCAGCTGGAGGCACTTCGACGGCAAAGGCAACATGCAGCGGCCAAACTTCGGCTCAATTATGCGCGCAATCAAAGCAACTTAATTACTCCAGAGTTATCCGGCGAACACACGGAGGCGCAGAAATATAGAGACCGCAATCACCGAGCAGCAGTAGTCTGATAGAGAATCGCTGCGACTATGCAAATTAGCCAAGCCAATTCACAGAGACAAATTGGTAAACAAAATGAAACTGAAAGCGCCAGACTCAGACCCGCATCACTCGATTTGATTGAAGTACCAGTTCCGAGAGAAATTGTCAACAGTTTCCAAATTAGCAAGCGCGCTTGCCTGTTCCCAATGCTCCTTCTCCTACTGCTGTGCGGGCTGGTTTTTGGCCCCAAGGATTGTGTGGCCACTTGCCGCGAGGAGCCAGCCCGCGATTGTGAGGCTATTTGCGATGCGAGTGGCAGAAACTGCACCATTAGGGCATTAGTCCTCCTGCCCGATGACAATATGTACCAGGCCTCCCTGCCGCGTGTCCTGCCAATCCTTAAAGTGGCCGAACAGCAGATCCGTTCCAAGTCCTTGATTCCTCCGCACATCGATTTCGAGTGGCTGGCCCATGACACCAAGTGCGATGCCTCCCTCGGCGTGATTAAGGCCATGGATGGCATTATCAAACAGTGCGCCCAGGTGATCTTCGGACCCGTCTGCGATTACTCCTTGGGTGAGTTAGGCGAAGCTATTCGAAGAGCATTCGATTATTAGTTTGTAATACgatttatgttttaattaaataatttccaTGTTTGCTAATCCCTTGCAGCTGCAGTAAGCCGGATTACCAAGTACTTCAATAGCCAGGGCACCCCACTCATATCAGTTGGAGGCTCGACCTACGACTTTGAACAGAAAAAAACCGATTGCAATGACGAGTTCTATATGCTGTTGCGCACGGGAATGCTGAGTTTCGAGACAATTTCCGAGCTGACCATAAACGTGATGAAGCGGTAAGTGCCATAAATTTGCTATTCTAAGCCTTACCAGCTTATCAAGTCTTCCGACAGACACAACTGGTCGCATTCCATCTTCTACTATGAACGGGATGGCCAGCGAAGTGTGGCCGGAATGCACACCTGCTTCCTCATGATGAAATCCTTGGGAAAACAAATGCGAAACGAGAACATGACATTCGCCCAGTTTCCACTTGAGCCCAACTTGACAAATCGCACGGAGGAAATGCGCCGAGAAATTGGCAATAAACATGCAAGTAAGTAACAGAGAGATTTGCTGTCAACTTAACATGGCTGTTTCTAACAGAGCAGTTTCACCAACGGCATAGCCGAGACAACAACCGTTCAGCAAGTGCATCGGGCGAGGAAACTTTACTCATATAGCTTTTTGCATTGATAATAATGGGTTATGCAGTTTAAGATGGGAACAGTTGCACAAATGCGTTTCATCACCTGCTTTATTGTTCTATCATAAAacgaaattcaatttttaatgtTAGGCATTTCTAATATAAGGTTGATATGACAAATGTAGATGTACCAACGTGTCTTTAAAAACGTCCACATTTTTTAGGAAAATGTATGAAAATTTCACAAATGTACATGCCACACCTCGCTGGGGTTAAACATAAACAATTCGGTCCACACCGCCCACACACTGAGAAAGCTTTGTGACCGTGCCACGTGCAGCTTGCCCGTCAGCTGTTTCTTGGCCAAAATGCCGGTTGCACATTAAACCGAAAGTTCGACTTCGAATAGAGAACGAATAAAATCGACTCGTGCCATTGCGAAAAGGCGCCAGAAGCCGGTGATAAACCGTTAAGTGAACACCAAAGGCGGACgaaaccggaaacggaagtcgACATATAAAGTGAAAGTGGAACAAAATTGACGCGAAACTAATCGAACTTAAAGTGTAAAGTGAATGTAATGATTTATGGATTTATACaacaatacaaatacaaattcagagtggaaataaatcaaattataagaccaataTAATGAATAATTTGAAGCATATGGCACGGGCAGTGCTAGTCCTTCTGACAAGTTAAAGCTGCAACATTTGATAAATGATCGCCAATTGTGTGAACAAGTGGGGATAAAGATGGAAAATTTCACCTCCAAAGTGTAGTTTTTTCAGTCCTTTTTGTACCTTTAGTCAATGAGAAAATTCCATTTCTATGGCATTTATAAATTAAGGCAAAAGTGTATGTAGGACGCCTTAAAATTGTATATGtactataaatataaaaaaatatgaatgcaGATTCTGCAAACTTTGGCCGACATACTTTCTTGTAAAAGAAATCATTTCTCATCATAATAATGATAGAAAATGTTGAGTGCATTGGACATTTTAGTAAGCATTTATATTTGTTAAGCTATTAAAACAGCACAGTTCAAGCGTGACAATGTTTTTTAAATCACGTCTCTTCCATTTTAAAACGGTCTTCAAAAACTTGAGATTTTCTTCTTTAAACAAAATGTTCTTGGCTTTTACTCTCATTGCCATGCAGTGGACGTCTTCTTTTTCGGCGGCTCTTAGCTGTCATTTAAGGCTGCTTCTTTCTTGGCAATTGCCAGTTGGCTCTTGGCTCTTGGCACATGTCTGTAGAGCCAGCTGCTGCCAAGATATATACAACCACGGGCAGCTCAAaaagaacaattaaaatgaTTCTAGACCAGAAAAAATTGCACCAGAATGTGTGATATTTCGCTGGGGAAGCGAAAAGAAACTGAAGACCTAAATCATCTAACATTAAGCGGATCGTAAATCATATTTCACgcaatttctttggtttgaaCCTAGTTTTTGGCTCCACAAATTTGTGCTCCCCATGGAAGCAGTCCCAGTCGAGGGTTTGCTTATATGGCTGccatttttattgttaatCCTGCCGACGCAGAGGGCTCTTTCATCGCAACAAGATAAAATTTAACTAACAAAGTTGACATAACAGGAACAAGCGAGtcataaatatgcatatgcTGGCTTTTATTCTCAACGGTAAGCGAAACAGCCAGCGATTAATGTGGCTATTTCGAGGAATTtattttgccaaaaacttaAACGAAACGGTGTTTCAATAATACTCCATCTATGTTCTCCTGCAATGAGGAACAAAAAATATAACCCATGAACCCGAAATCtaaacaaaacatcataacAAAAGTGCATTTTTGGGAGCTTTCCCGGAAATTCGTTTATTTATTCGCAAGcaggaaataaaaacaaagtcGGAGTGTAACCTTGATACGAAATCGCACGGATTGGCAGGCAGATGGAAAATTTTGATTGCCATTCCCAGGGCGGGGGGTAGCTCCGTCTCAAGGTGGGCACTGCGAAGCCAAATGGATCCAAGCTCCACATGCAAATGTGGCTCACAAGGAGGTGGTGTGTGAGAAGGGCCGGCTGCAAAGTGCACAGGCAATTAGCCACCAAACGACCGATTGAGCTTAGACGGCAGGCCAAACAAAAATCGAATCAGCACCGAATCGATTTCAAATGGAAATCTATTTGGGATTATGAAATCGCCGTGTTTAATCCTTAAGCGcattttcatttacaaaacaatcaaattaCCCGTTCCCAATTAGAATTTGCACGGcttaaaaactgaaaaccccAGTTTTCACGCAGTTTTACGTGAGACTTGCAGAtgaattaaaaactttttgctgctgttgccagTTGTTCGACATTTTTGGCTTTACGCACACACGTGCAGCGCAGTCAGCCGCAAAAAGTTGAGTATATGTGAGGCTAACCAACACGCAGACAACCAACTCACACCTATTAGGCCATGCTCACGTGTTCGCAGCAGTTGGTCTAAAAGCCAAAACCTGTTAACAGTTAACAGCACCTGAATGGTAAAACACTGAAATATGAGCAACGAGAAGTGCGACAACTGACCCGATTAATTGGGATCTCCTTTAGCCCCAACAATTAGTTTGGATTTTTGTCTTCGCCACTCGCATTACCAACTTTTCCCAACTTATGACACGAAACATTTGCCCAAGTTGTCAACGTGGATTCTTGCAAAAACAATTAGTCAAATAAGCATTTCCACTCTGCTCGAATTAATTCCTTAAGGAAGATGATGAAAAGTTGAAAACGCACCTGGTAGCTACAAAGAAATTATTAAGGCCTACGCAAATTGTTAAATGG of Drosophila mauritiana strain mau12 chromosome 3R, ASM438214v1, whole genome shotgun sequence contains these proteins:
- the LOC117144732 gene encoding atrial natriuretic peptide receptor 3, with translation MQISQANSQRQIGKQNETESARLRPASLDLIEVPVPREIVNSFQISKRACLFPMLLLLLLCGLVFGPKDCVATCREEPARDCEAICDASGRNCTIRALVLLPDDNMYQASLPRVLPILKVAEQQIRSKSLIPPHIDFEWLAHDTKCDASLGVIKAMDGIIKQCAQVIFGPVCDYSLAAVSRITKYFNSQGTPLISVGGSTYDFEQKKTDCNDEFYMLLRTGMLSFETISELTINVMKRHNWSHSIFYYERDGQRSVAGMHTCFLMMKSLGKQMRNENMTFAQFPLEPNLTNRTEEMRREIGNKHASK